One segment of Paraburkholderia sp. PGU19 DNA contains the following:
- a CDS encoding SDR family NAD(P)-dependent oxidoreductase, with product MLLENRIVIVTGAASPRGIGRATANALVAQGARVVILDLRKEDAEAAAADLGAGHLGLACNVTDKDACVAAARITLERYGRIDGLVNNAGITQPVRTLDIAGKDFDAIVDVNLRGTLYMSQAVIPAMQEQNGGSIVCMSSVSAQRGGGIFGGPHYSAAKAGVLGLAKAMAREFGPNRIRINSITPGLIQTDITGDKLTPAMREDIIKGIPLGRLGDAADVANACLFLLSDLSSYLTGITLDVNGGMLIH from the coding sequence ATGTTGCTCGAGAACAGGATCGTCATCGTGACAGGCGCGGCCTCGCCGCGAGGCATCGGCAGGGCGACCGCCAACGCACTCGTCGCGCAGGGCGCACGCGTCGTGATCCTCGATCTGCGCAAGGAAGACGCGGAAGCCGCCGCCGCCGACCTCGGCGCCGGACACCTCGGCCTTGCCTGCAACGTCACCGACAAGGACGCTTGCGTGGCCGCCGCGCGCATCACGCTCGAACGCTATGGACGCATCGACGGCCTCGTGAACAACGCGGGCATCACGCAGCCGGTTCGCACGCTGGACATCGCAGGCAAGGACTTCGACGCGATCGTCGACGTGAATCTGCGCGGCACGCTGTACATGTCGCAAGCGGTGATTCCCGCCATGCAGGAACAGAATGGCGGCAGCATCGTCTGCATGTCGTCGGTGTCCGCGCAGCGCGGCGGCGGAATCTTCGGCGGCCCGCACTACAGTGCTGCGAAAGCGGGCGTGCTGGGTCTCGCGAAAGCGATGGCGCGTGAATTCGGTCCGAACCGCATTCGCATCAACTCGATCACACCGGGCCTGATCCAGACCGACATCACGGGCGACAAACTGACGCCCGCGATGCGCGAAGACATCATCAAGGGCATTCCGCTCGGCCGGCTCGGCGATGCCGCCGATGTCGCCAACGCATGCCTGTTCCTCTTGAGCGATCTGTCGAGCTATCTGACGGGCATCACGCTCGACGTCAACGGCGGCATGCTGATCCACTGA